One Kangiella geojedonensis DNA segment encodes these proteins:
- the alaS gene encoding alanine--tRNA ligase, giving the protein MTTNDIRKAFLAFFEKNGHKVVESAPLIPANDPTLLFTNAGMVPFKDCFLGTDKRSYTRATSSQRCVRAGGKHNDLENVGYTARHHTFFEMLGNFSFGDYSKKEAIGYCWELLTDVFKLPKEKLWVTVYAEDDEAYDIWAKDIGFPEDRISRIGDNKGERYASDNFWAMGDTGPCGPCSEVFYDHGEHIWGGPPGTPEEDGDRYIEIWNLVFMQYNRHKDGTMEPLPKPSVDTGMGLERISAILQGVHSNYEIDTFQYLIKQTADLLNVKDSDNKSLRVIADHIRSCCFLILDGIVPSNEGRGYVLRRITRRAIRHGHQLGAKGNFFSKLVQAMVDIMGEAYPALKEQQSIIEGVLAKEEDAFAKTLDKGMQILEADISDIKNKTISGETVFKLYDTYGFPQDLTADIAREKGLEIDWDGFEKAMEEQRQRARASSNFGVDYNDSLTLEEKSEFTGYDYLSQQVKVVKLLKDSEPVESLREGDKGIVILEKTPFYAESGGQVGDKGYLYGCGANFVVEDTQNIGDAIAHIGYVDKGDITNESELNANVDGGLRQSTMRNHSATHLLHAALREVLGSHVQQKGSLNDPDRLRFDFSNPEAVSREDLAIVERMVNEKIFENHSVEAAVMSMDEAKEQGAMALFGEKYGDEVRVLTMSPFSVELCGGTHVKRTGDIGPFKIVSETGIAAGVRRIEAITGERAVAWMQQSESKFHSLGKLLKSDPAQSVEKVEQLLDKSKQLEKQIQQLQSKLASNQGSDLASNAEEINGVKLLVSKLEGIEPKALRDMQDQLKNKLGSSIVVLGIAGDDKVSLIAGVSKDLTSKVKAGDLIKMVAEQVGGKGGGRPDMAQAGGKDPAALPAALESVKPWVLEKLS; this is encoded by the coding sequence ATGACGACAAATGATATCCGCAAAGCCTTTTTAGCGTTTTTTGAAAAGAACGGTCACAAAGTCGTGGAGAGTGCGCCACTAATTCCGGCCAATGATCCGACTTTATTATTCACCAACGCCGGTATGGTGCCTTTCAAAGATTGCTTCCTAGGCACTGACAAGCGTTCTTACACCCGAGCGACAAGCTCCCAGCGTTGTGTGCGTGCTGGCGGCAAACATAATGATTTAGAAAACGTAGGATACACTGCACGTCACCATACGTTTTTTGAAATGCTCGGTAACTTTAGTTTTGGTGATTATTCCAAAAAAGAAGCTATCGGTTACTGTTGGGAGCTATTGACCGACGTCTTTAAATTGCCGAAAGAAAAGCTTTGGGTCACGGTCTACGCTGAAGACGATGAAGCTTATGATATTTGGGCAAAAGATATCGGTTTCCCTGAAGACCGTATCAGCCGTATTGGGGATAATAAAGGCGAGCGCTATGCCTCAGATAACTTCTGGGCCATGGGCGATACTGGGCCTTGTGGACCCTGTTCAGAAGTATTCTACGACCACGGCGAACATATCTGGGGCGGCCCTCCAGGAACACCGGAAGAAGATGGTGATCGCTATATTGAAATCTGGAACTTGGTATTCATGCAGTATAACCGTCATAAAGACGGCACTATGGAGCCACTACCTAAGCCATCAGTCGATACCGGCATGGGGCTAGAGCGTATTTCTGCGATTTTGCAGGGCGTTCACAGCAATTACGAAATTGATACTTTCCAGTACTTGATCAAGCAAACCGCAGACTTACTAAACGTTAAAGACTCAGACAATAAGTCGTTGCGTGTTATCGCGGATCATATTCGCTCATGCTGCTTCTTGATTCTTGACGGTATCGTGCCGAGCAATGAAGGGCGTGGTTATGTGCTTCGTCGTATTACTCGTCGCGCAATTCGCCATGGGCATCAACTTGGCGCTAAAGGCAACTTCTTCTCTAAGTTGGTGCAGGCGATGGTTGATATCATGGGCGAGGCTTACCCAGCGTTAAAAGAACAGCAGTCGATCATCGAAGGTGTTCTAGCCAAAGAGGAAGACGCTTTTGCTAAGACCTTAGATAAAGGCATGCAAATTCTTGAGGCGGACATCTCGGACATCAAGAATAAAACGATTTCAGGCGAGACGGTATTTAAGCTTTATGACACTTACGGTTTCCCACAAGATTTAACGGCTGATATTGCTCGCGAAAAAGGTCTTGAGATTGATTGGGACGGCTTTGAAAAAGCGATGGAGGAACAGCGTCAACGTGCTCGTGCTTCGAGTAACTTTGGTGTTGATTACAATGATTCGCTGACGTTAGAGGAAAAGTCTGAGTTCACGGGATACGACTATTTGAGCCAGCAGGTGAAAGTGGTCAAGCTTTTGAAAGACAGCGAACCTGTGGAGAGCCTGCGTGAAGGCGATAAAGGTATTGTCATTCTTGAGAAAACACCATTTTATGCTGAGTCAGGCGGTCAAGTTGGAGATAAAGGTTACTTGTATGGATGTGGCGCGAATTTTGTTGTCGAAGATACTCAAAATATTGGTGATGCCATTGCCCATATTGGCTATGTCGATAAAGGTGATATCACGAATGAGTCTGAATTAAACGCTAATGTTGATGGTGGCTTACGTCAAAGTACTATGCGTAATCACTCAGCGACCCACTTGTTGCATGCGGCACTGCGTGAGGTTTTAGGTAGCCATGTTCAACAGAAAGGCTCGCTAAATGATCCTGACCGTCTGCGTTTTGATTTCTCGAACCCTGAAGCGGTATCGCGTGAAGATTTAGCGATCGTAGAGCGCATGGTCAACGAAAAGATTTTTGAGAACCATTCCGTAGAAGCCGCGGTGATGTCGATGGACGAAGCCAAAGAGCAGGGTGCTATGGCTTTATTTGGTGAGAAGTATGGTGATGAGGTTCGAGTCTTAACCATGTCGCCGTTTTCAGTCGAACTTTGTGGTGGTACTCACGTCAAACGTACTGGTGATATTGGTCCGTTTAAAATCGTTTCTGAAACGGGTATTGCGGCAGGCGTTCGTCGTATTGAAGCGATTACAGGCGAAAGAGCGGTTGCTTGGATGCAACAATCTGAAAGTAAGTTTCATAGCCTAGGTAAACTGCTGAAAAGCGATCCTGCGCAATCCGTCGAAAAAGTTGAGCAATTACTCGACAAGTCAAAGCAACTAGAGAAGCAAATCCAACAATTGCAAAGCAAGTTAGCGTCGAACCAAGGTAGTGACTTGGCTTCGAATGCCGAAGAGATCAATGGTGTTAAATTGTTGGTGTCTAAACTTGAAGGTATTGAGCCAAAAGCGCTTCGAGATATGCAAGACCAACTGAAAAACAAACTTGGCTCTAGCATTGTTGTGTTAGGTATTGCTGGTGACGACAAAGTCAGTTTAATCGCTGGCGTCAGTAAGGATTTGACCTCTAAAGTAAAGGCGGGCGACTTAATTAAAATGGTTGCTGAGCAAGTTGGAGGCAAGGGTGGTGGACGTCCTGATATGGCACAAGCAGGTGGTAAAGACCCTGCAGCGCTACCAGCGGCTCTAGAATCTGTGAAACCGTGGGTATTAGAGAAACTTTCTTAA
- a CDS encoding regulatory protein RecX has product MGFKKPPRDYKVIAMDLLARREHSRRELIDKLKLREFEGEEVEAYLERLAERGLQSDERFAQSFIRQRSQNGYGPVRVRQELRQKGIEDSAINLHFETLAIDWYKVAVMAWRKKYNQAPGSDMKLRAKQTRFLQYRGFDFDMINHALSSGPVSENESKDNDFDLF; this is encoded by the coding sequence ATGGGCTTTAAAAAGCCACCACGCGACTATAAAGTTATCGCGATGGATTTATTAGCACGCCGGGAACATTCCCGGCGTGAGCTTATTGATAAACTAAAACTCCGTGAGTTTGAAGGCGAAGAAGTTGAGGCTTACCTTGAACGACTGGCCGAGCGTGGCCTGCAAAGTGATGAGCGTTTTGCACAAAGTTTCATCCGACAGCGATCCCAAAACGGCTACGGACCCGTCAGAGTGCGCCAAGAGTTACGGCAAAAGGGCATTGAAGATTCAGCGATCAACCTCCATTTTGAAACTCTGGCTATCGATTGGTATAAAGTTGCTGTTATGGCGTGGCGCAAAAAGTACAATCAAGCGCCGGGTTCTGACATGAAGCTTAGAGCGAAGCAAACTCGGTTTTTACAATACCGTGGTTTCGATTTCGATATGATCAACCATGCACTATCTTCTGGGCCTGTCTCAGAGAATGAATCGAAAGATAATGACTTTGACTTGTTTTAG
- the recA gene encoding recombinase RecA gives MDDNKKKALGAALGQIERQFGKGSIMRLGDGSVAKIGAISTGSLGLDIALGIGGLPKGRVAEIYGPESSGKTTLALQAIASCQAEGGTAAFVDAEHALDPVYAEKLGVNLDDLIVSQPDTGEQALEITDMLVRSGAVDILVVDSVAALTPKAEIEGEMGDSHMGLQARLMSQALRKLTANIKRSNTLCIFINQIRMKIGVMFGSPETTTGGNALKFYASVRLDIRRIGQIKQGDEIIGNETRVKVIKNKVAPPFKQAEFQILYGEGTSLEGEILDWGVKQELVEKSGAWYSYQGNKIGQGKQNVIQFLKDNPEIKKEIETTLRDKLLVTAKPSDEEEAPEEA, from the coding sequence ATGGATGACAACAAAAAGAAAGCGCTCGGTGCTGCTTTAGGTCAAATCGAGCGTCAATTCGGTAAAGGCTCGATCATGCGTCTTGGCGATGGCTCGGTAGCCAAGATCGGGGCGATTTCGACAGGCTCCCTTGGTCTGGATATTGCGTTAGGTATTGGTGGTTTGCCGAAAGGCCGTGTTGCTGAAATCTATGGTCCTGAATCATCGGGTAAAACAACGTTAGCACTACAGGCTATCGCAAGCTGTCAAGCAGAAGGCGGTACGGCTGCGTTTGTCGACGCGGAGCATGCGTTAGACCCTGTTTATGCAGAAAAATTAGGCGTTAATCTAGACGATTTGATTGTGTCTCAGCCAGATACGGGTGAGCAGGCGCTTGAGATTACTGATATGTTGGTTCGTTCTGGTGCGGTTGATATCCTTGTTGTGGACTCGGTTGCAGCCTTAACGCCGAAAGCAGAGATTGAAGGTGAGATGGGCGATTCGCACATGGGTCTTCAAGCTCGATTAATGTCACAGGCTTTGCGTAAGTTAACGGCAAACATCAAGCGTTCAAACACACTGTGTATTTTCATTAACCAAATTCGTATGAAAATTGGTGTGATGTTCGGTTCGCCAGAAACCACCACAGGTGGTAACGCATTAAAATTCTACGCTTCAGTTCGTTTGGACATTCGTCGAATTGGCCAAATCAAGCAGGGCGACGAGATTATCGGTAATGAAACTCGCGTCAAAGTGATTAAGAACAAAGTAGCGCCACCGTTTAAACAAGCGGAATTCCAAATCTTATACGGCGAAGGTACTTCGCTTGAAGGTGAGATTCTGGACTGGGGCGTGAAGCAAGAGTTGGTTGAGAAATCTGGTGCTTGGTATTCATATCAAGGCAACAAGATTGGTCAGGGTAAACAAAACGTTATTCAGTTCCTGAAAGATAATCCTGAGATCAAGAAAGAGATTGAAACGACTTTGCGTGACAAGTTACTTGTGACTGCCAAGCCTTCCGATGAAGAAGAAGCGCCTGAAGAGGCGTAA
- a CDS encoding YhgN family NAAT transporter has product MNWGDIATAAVTLFLIMDPLGNVPVFNAVLSNVEPKRRVKVMARELIIALLILLGFLFAGNSILAFLGLTQSSLNIAGGILLFIISLRMIFPGRREPGDEVEEEEPFIVPLAMPMIAGPSTIAVLLLLSSNQPGQINEWSMALLLSWLVTTIILIMSPKVMALIGKKGARALERLMGMILIILATQMLLNGIRDFVVSLS; this is encoded by the coding sequence ATGAATTGGGGTGATATTGCTACGGCAGCGGTGACATTGTTTTTAATTATGGATCCACTAGGTAATGTACCAGTATTTAATGCGGTTCTATCAAATGTAGAGCCGAAAAGGCGCGTTAAGGTGATGGCGCGTGAGTTGATTATCGCCTTGTTGATTCTTTTAGGCTTTCTGTTCGCGGGTAACTCAATCCTCGCATTTTTAGGATTGACCCAGTCCTCGTTGAATATCGCAGGCGGTATTCTGTTATTTATTATTTCACTGCGCATGATCTTTCCGGGACGCCGCGAGCCGGGCGATGAAGTCGAGGAAGAAGAGCCTTTTATTGTGCCTTTAGCAATGCCGATGATTGCTGGACCTTCGACTATCGCCGTCCTGCTATTATTGAGCTCTAACCAACCGGGTCAAATCAACGAGTGGAGCATGGCTTTGTTGCTGTCTTGGCTGGTGACGACCATAATCCTGATCATGTCGCCTAAAGTGATGGCTTTAATCGGTAAGAAGGGTGCTAGGGCCCTTGAGCGTTTGATGGGGATGATTTTGATTATCCTTGCCACTCAAATGTTACTCAATGGTATTCGCGACTTTGTGGTTAGTTTAAGTTAA